A segment of the Triticum urartu cultivar G1812 chromosome 1, Tu2.1, whole genome shotgun sequence genome:
ttaaaaaatgttcagaatttaAAACATTTGCACACTTTTCTAAAAAAATTCACacttttgcaaaaaaaaaaattcaagattTGTGCATGTTGTTCAATAAAGTTTGGAATTTTATAATTTGTTCACAAtgtcaaaaaatgttcacatttaaaaaaaaattgttcTTTTTAAAGAAGATTGATATTTAAAAACTGATTTGTCTTCAAAAAAATGCTCTGATTTTCATACATTATTGGCCTTTTAAAAAATCATTCACTATTTCTAAGAAATGTTTATTTCAAAAAGTGTTCGGATCTGCCATCTGAgtttgttcttaaatatccacgcTATTCAATTTTCACATACACCCAGCTCGACTGAAAGATGGTCAAGACATAGAGGTCAAGTTCGTATCCCTTTGAAGGCATTTTTGTGAATTTATTATACACCGTGGTGCTACAATGTTGAACGGGCATTCTCAcgtaatgggtcggcccagccgGGGCTCCGTGCGTGCGTCACTGGCATATTTGACGCAAAATGCGTCAAGTAGGATCTCCCCGCTATAGTACACCATCAACATAGCTCAAGTTGCAACATTCAAACTTGTAGATTATTGTGCTGCCTGATTCTTCCGAGGCCTTAGCATGCTTACAGGGTGATGGCCTAGCTCGCTCAGCGTATGGTCATCTGGTTGCTGAAATCCAAACACTTATGGGAAGCCGGGAGTTTATTCCTCAGAAGTTTCGTAGGGAACAAAATAGGGTAGCAGATCGATTGGTGACATATAGTCGTACTGAGTGTAGCACTGCTGTATGACTACGCAGAGGACCCCGATGTATAGAGGAGCTCTTGCCTCTTGACTGTAACCCTATCATTTTGAAATAAaactattccccccccccccccacccccccccccccccccccccccccccgcccccccccccccccccgaaaaaAAAAGAGAGCTCAAGTTGCAAATGAGCGGGTTGCAGTGAACGGCTGACGCAGCAAATCAGATAGGCGTCGATCCGATCTGCGCGTTGAAAAATGGCCTTTTCCTCTCGTTTGGACATAATGCATGAGTGGCCCAGTGTAGAAGAAATAGTTAGTTAGGCCTTGCATGGgcagtgaaaacaaggcctactATGCTGGCCCGTGTATTTCTAGAAAACTGGCCCCTATTTATTTTTTGAAGTTCGATACTGTTACAAACATTTCTGCTTCATGCAAGCAATCAGATTATCAGACAGATCACAGAAACATGTTTTGGTGTGCATCAGTGCATGGCGCAATCTGGTGCTTGTAGACATGGAAGTAGCAATGGAGTTCTAACAGAAAGAAGAATAAGTTTTCTTTCTGGTGTGTAGTTGTTTCATAGCCTTACAGGACCTCCCTAGACAGGGTCATGTACCACACAACAACTCATACATATCAGAGGGGATGATCAAGCGGTAAATCATTTCTCCGGATTTATGCAAGCGCAGCGAGTTTTGTTGTCCTCCGAACTGCAATGAGCAGCCGCGGCAGCCTCCCTGTCGGCGATAGAGCAATTCCTGGCTTGTTCACAGAGGAGACGCGTCACTCTCCTGTGCTTCCTACTGCAGCAAGCACCTGCAGCTTCAACCTACAAGCTAGCTCTAATGCCCCCATCATCTTGACCAGATCCTGGATAGCGTCACAGCTGTGACTATGAGTGAGTAGTGTATGTTGTACTGTCGTCTCCTCCTGGCGCTCAGACTCTGGAGCACGCCGCTATAGCCGGGCCGCCCCTCGTCTCCCTGGTGTTGTAGGAGCTGCACCCAGGACACTTTTGCGCCAGGACGTGGAAGCGCACGCTCGACTTCGCCCCGCAGTCGTTGCAGAGGATCCATAcctggaagaagaagaagaaacacaTCACTGTTTGTTCAGGTTCCAGCATTGGCAAGATGGTTACATGGTGTGGTTGTCAGTTTGTGGCTTACCacctcgcaaaaaaaaaaaaagttTGTGGCTTACCATCTTCTTCTGGTAGAACTCTGGCATCGGCGTGGCGGCGACCTCCTGGTCGAGCTTCTGCCATGCATCGGTCATGTCGCAGGCCGACCGTGAGCAGACCGGGCACGAGAAGCTGGGGAAAACAAACCAACCAACCAAGCAAGCATCTTGATCAGATCAGACCCTCTCGTCCATTTCATGTGAACAAACAGCTGTCTGAAGAAATGCTTACTGATGATGAACCCTCATCTCGTTCAGGCATTCCAAATGGATCGTGTGCCCGCAGTGCAGTACGCTGATGTCCATAGTCGAGTCAAATAGGTACTGCGAATCAAAAACATGGTTGTCTTTAAAGATCAAGAATAGCTAAATCACGAGTGTTTAGGGCCTTGATTAGAGCAAAGCCTCACCTCGAAGCAGACAGGGCAGTTGTGATGCATTGCTCGTTCCACACAATGATGAGAGTCCTTCAAAACATTGCTGTAGCAACACCCTGCATGATTGCTGTTAGAGCCATCTTTAATGGAGAGACATGCCATGAAAAGCTTACAACACAGTAACTTTCACACCCAACGCACCGCATTTTTCGCAGTGGAAGAAGTTGTCTATGCCGCCAGTTCTGAAAAAGGAAAACAATGTATCCAACATTTGATCATTCTGGAAGAGAAAAACAGTAGACGTTTTGATGAAAAGAAGGATGACCGTAAATTAGGCACTTGCCTGCAGATGCCGCATCCATCGCAGTGGTACTGCTTCTTTGAGATCTGTAATAACAAGGTAACACAGCTGTCAGACATCGAAAATGAAAATGCTTAATAGAGTAACTATTCCTTGGCTCAGGAATGTGAACACGCTTACATCATCGTCAAAGAAGTTGCATTTTTCACAGAAGTATTTTCCCATGCATGCCCCGCAACCGGAGCAGTTCTGTTGCACCTGTTGATCCAAACGAGCAGTTTTCATGTCATGTCATGCCATTAGTACAGTCAAAAGGTAAAAGTTACTGTAGAATTACACGTACATCCTGTTCTTTGTTGCAGAGAGAGCAGATAACCTGTGATACATCACAAAGTAGAATAGCTTCAGTAAGTATGTGAGTTCATATGATTCCTACTGACTAGTGTTTTCTTTggagagaaaagagagagagaataAGAAGTCCACTATAATTGCCCAATATAATTATGTGACGAGAGAGGTGGTGGACATGGACACATGGTGGAGCTAGCTACATGGCTACCGGATGCAATCATGGCCTTCAATTATGCGCCAGCTCAATCAGTGAAGTGCCGTTAAATCGAAATTAATCTTGATTGACAGCGAAGTATCCTTTGTCGTTTCCATTTCTTCCACTTTCCCCTTTCTCCGAGCCGCCTCCGTTGTGGTGACGCCGACACATCGTCGCATCCGCATGGACCTACCTAACAATCATGTGGAGTCGATGACCACGCCGGCCGGCCGGCCACTTGCGCCGATTCTGATGGCGTGAATCGAATATAAAACAGAAATATCAAGACCCGGCGGGTCATCCAAGATAAACCTTATCAGTTATCTGACGAAACGGGGCGGAAAAAAGATCTTGGGATGAGCGACCGGGCTCCCTTGGCCACTGCATGGCAGTTGGTGCCTTGGAACTGTCCATGCGTGCACAGCCATAACCATCGGATTGGAAGGGAGTGAGCAAGTGGGATTGCAATTCTACCGCCGGTACCCGagtggaggaggaagaagaagaagaagaaggtcgAAGGCATACAGCAAAACACGGAAGAACTGGGGTTGAATTCAGTAAGAGAGGGGGATAAGTTGCACGCACCTTGCTGATTTCGTGGCGGGGGATTTCGTGCCGGTCGAGGAGGTCCACCTCCAGCGAATTCTGCAGCAACCAGCACAAACAGGCCCAAATGTTTCAGAACCTGTCCGAATTCAGAGCACAGCCCGACCGACCGCGAAAACGCGCGGCATGGCGTTGGCGAGAAAGGAAAAGGCACTCTATCCAGACCTTAGCTTGGTTATGGCAATGCCGGCAGCCGAAGACCTCGCCGCAGCAGGGCGCCCGTATCCTGCACCTCCTCGTGTAATGCTCGCAGCTTCACCCGGAAACCACGAATCAGCGGCAAACCCGACAGAGACCATCTCTGAGTCTCGAACCGAAAAACTGCTTGGTTTGATTTGATTTGCTTACCCGTGCTGCTCTGCTCCCAAATccatctgtccggccgtctctgCTTCCTCCGGGTTTCCTCTCtgggagaggagaaggagaggcgATCAGCTCCGCCGGAAGGAAGGAAGGAATCGGAGTCCGGGAGAGGCTCGCTGCCGTACGTCCGCCCACGCGCACGCGCACGCGCCCGGCGTGAATTAATAAGAAAGAATGGGGAGCCTGTGTTGTGCGTGTTGGAGGAGAAACGCGGGACGCGGGCCGGATATATAGGCAGAGCAGAGGGGGGCTGGACCTGGACCAGCTTTTTGTTTTTTCATTTCATTCACGAGTTGAAGTTTTGCTTGTGTTCCAACTTCCAACATGTGGGATGGCCGCCACCTTCTTTCCATGAAGTGAATCCCAAGTTCAATACTCCGTATAATGTACTACTCCAAAAGACTTAAAAAAGGGAATTTCCGTTTGAGATGCAGTGGACATAACCATAAACTCGCTCACATGTCAACTCTTTTATCATCTTTTATTTGACGATATGATCGAAGCAAAACTTGTTGCTCCTCCCTCACGACTTGGTCACTGTTATTACTATTATTACTGTTATTACAGGTATGAATTATAAATCATTTTAATGACATGGCTAGTACTGTCCGATGGGTGATGCACTTAGACGTGAGCTGGAAAAGCTAATTGTACCTACCAACCCGTCAATCACCATCCGTATATCAACAAAAATAATGCAAGTTGCCAGCGGCAATACGCGCCCACGGAAACATACTGGGATAGTTTCCCAGGGTCGGCGGGAGGGGAGGTCGGCCTCGGACCAGTTCTGACGGTGCCGTGGCTGGATGCGGATTAGGATGACGGCGGTTACACCTTACAGGTAGGAGCGGATAGGATGCGGGGTCGCCGGATAGACCTGCCAACTAGGACCAGCTTGTGCACGACCATTCAAGGTTACCTTACCCATAATTTTTTCTTTTTTAAACAACCTAAATTCTGCATCTTTTTGGTgttttttttgcaggaaaaacTGTTAATCTATTCATCTTTTTGGTGTTTCGAGGCTGCTGACCTGCAAATAGACACCATAAATATCAATTTT
Coding sequences within it:
- the LOC125555604 gene encoding E3 ubiquitin-protein ligase RZFP34-like codes for the protein MDLGAEQHGCEHYTRRCRIRAPCCGEVFGCRHCHNQAKNSLEVDLLDRHEIPRHEISKVICSLCNKEQDVQQNCSGCGACMGKYFCEKCNFFDDDISKKQYHCDGCGICRTGGIDNFFHCEKCGCCYSNVLKDSHHCVERAMHHNCPVCFEYLFDSTMDISVLHCGHTIHLECLNEMRVHHHFSCPVCSRSACDMTDAWQKLDQEVAATPMPEFYQKKMVWILCNDCGAKSSVRFHVLAQKCPGCSSYNTRETRGGPAIAACSRV